The Polynucleobacter sp. HIN7 genomic interval GCCGTCAGTGTCTGGCATCCAAATATCGAGGAGTACCAAATCGGGCTCCATTTGCTCTCGCACTGCTCTTGCCTGATTGGCACTCTCAGCGGGATATACCGTATGACCCTCTTCGGTCAATATCTCGTGTAATAACTCACGGATGCCCATCTCATCATCAACTACCAAAATGCTCGCCATCGTTAGGTCGCCTCTTTAGCAAGCTTTACAAACAAAATAGATACTTGGGCGCCCAATACATCGTCTCCTTGTTTGCGATTACGGATCTCAATTTTTGCACCATGATCATCAATAATTTTTTTCACGACCGCCAATCCCAATCCAGTTCCCTTAGCCTTGGTTGTTATATAGGGCTCAAATGCTCTTGCTAATATCTTAGCCTGAAAACCAGGCCCACTATCAGTAATCGTCATGCGCACTGCAGATCTATTTTGATCGGCATCTTGAATTTGCACAAGCTCCGTTGTGATCTCGATAAGCTGTTGAGGACGATTGGTTTCTAGACTAGCATCTTGAGCGTTTTGTAAGAGATTATGAATTACTTGCCGCAATTGCGTTGGGTCGCCCATGACCCGCGGGCACCTAGAATCCAAACGAACCCCGATGTTGCTGCCCTCATACAAACCCATCACCTCTTGAATCAAACTATTTAAATCAAGGCTTCCCAAGGTTGGGCTAGGGGTCTTAGCAAAATCCCTGAACTCATTAACCATCTGCTTCATGGCTTGTACTTGACCAATAATAGTATTAGTGCTGCGCTCGATCATCTCGTCTTGGTCGGGGCTTAATTTGCCAACGAGCTTTTGCTGCAGGCGCTCTGCCGATAACTGAATTGGCGTGAGTGGGTTCTTAATCTCATGCGCCAAGCGCCTGGCGACTTCACTCCATGCGATCGAACGTTGTGCCGCAATCACGTCACTAATATCATCAAACACAATCATCCTTAGGCTAGGGGAAAGTTGGGTTCCACGTACAAATAGGGTTGAGCCAAGATCGTTCTCGTACTCATTAACAGGGTGTACCTGAATTTGCTTTTGCCAAACTAACTCGGCTTTGTTAGCTTCCCCTGTTTTGGCAGAGGTAATTAAATTTTGGGTAGCAAAGCCCTCACGGACTGCGCCATCAAACTCAGCCAGCTCGGCAACCGAGTTAAGGGGCTTACCAGTAATGGACAACAGGTCTTGCCCCAAAATCTTAGCCGCCCCGGGATTGCTAGATGCCAAATTAAAGTTGTTATCAAAGATACAAACGCCGGCTGTTAAGTTGCCCAGTACGGTCTCCAAAAACGACTTTGATTCCTGGAGCGAATCGCGCGCATCCGAGAGCTGCTTGGTCATGACATTAAATTGACGGGTCAGCATACCCAGCTCATCGCCGGTATCAAGTTCAGGCTTGGGGCTTAGATCGCCCTGTGCCACCGCCTGGGTTCCACGTAAAAGCATTAACAGCGGTTGCGCCAACTGACGACCCAAGAGAAGCGCCAAAGTTACTGCAACAAATAAAGCAAAAAATAGTGTGAGAGTGAGCGTGCCGATATACATCTTGCGTAGCC includes:
- a CDS encoding sensor histidine kinase codes for the protein MSPVFTLSNKDFIKRRALPLVTLLSGLIALILLLLLSTATSNTEFFDQYFIWLYAANIVVGILLLLTIIILVVVISIRWRKGRFGTRLIAKLAMIFALVGVVPGLILYSVSWQFVSKSIETWFDVKVESALNSGLELGRVTLRIAQEEILAEGKFIAEQVVQVPSGTSSEQVGSMIAKIRNQFGIQEVSLFNMQRTLILSTESRPKQFFPAPSAEVVAEAFQKNGITFLDEIELTKGQPGYRVRAIVPIVRQKAIPTKTGASRYVDDKYFLQLVRFIPEPLAKNIYAVESAYSEYQEKALGRIGLRKMYIGTLTLTLFFALFVAVTLALLLGRQLAQPLLMLLRGTQAVAQGDLSPKPELDTGDELGMLTRQFNVMTKQLSDARDSLQESKSFLETVLGNLTAGVCIFDNNFNLASSNPGAAKILGQDLLSITGKPLNSVAELAEFDGAVREGFATQNLITSAKTGEANKAELVWQKQIQVHPVNEYENDLGSTLFVRGTQLSPSLRMIVFDDISDVIAAQRSIAWSEVARRLAHEIKNPLTPIQLSAERLQQKLVGKLSPDQDEMIERSTNTIIGQVQAMKQMVNEFRDFAKTPSPTLGSLDLNSLIQEVMGLYEGSNIGVRLDSRCPRVMGDPTQLRQVIHNLLQNAQDASLETNRPQQLIEITTELVQIQDADQNRSAVRMTITDSGPGFQAKILARAFEPYITTKAKGTGLGLAVVKKIIDDHGAKIEIRNRKQGDDVLGAQVSILFVKLAKEAT